One segment of Streptomyces sp. TG1A-8 DNA contains the following:
- a CDS encoding HU family DNA-binding protein, whose protein sequence is MNKAQLVEAIADKMGGRQQAADAVDAVLDAIVRAVVAGDRVSVTGFGSFEKVDRPARYARNPQTGERVRVKKTSVPRFRAGQGFKDLVSGSKKLPKNDIAVKKAPKGSLSGPPTTIAKAAGKKAAAKKATGAARTTAAKKTTAGRGAAAAKKTTAKKTTAKTATSGAAAKKTSASTAAAKKTAAKKAPAKKVTGKKAPAKKSTARKTTAKKATARKAS, encoded by the coding sequence GTGAACAAGGCGCAGCTCGTAGAAGCGATTGCCGACAAGATGGGCGGTCGCCAGCAGGCCGCCGATGCCGTCGACGCGGTCCTGGACGCCATCGTCCGCGCGGTCGTCGCGGGCGACCGGGTCTCGGTCACCGGCTTCGGTTCCTTCGAGAAGGTGGACCGCCCCGCCCGTTACGCCCGCAATCCCCAGACGGGCGAGCGGGTTCGGGTCAAGAAGACCTCCGTGCCGCGCTTCCGCGCGGGCCAGGGCTTCAAGGACCTGGTGAGCGGTTCGAAGAAGCTCCCGAAGAACGACATCGCGGTCAAGAAGGCCCCCAAGGGCAGCCTGTCCGGTCCGCCGACCACCATCGCCAAGGCCGCCGGCAAGAAGGCCGCCGCCAAGAAGGCGACCGGTGCGGCCAGGACGACCGCGGCGAAGAAGACGACCGCCGGCAGGGGCGCGGCCGCCGCGAAGAAGACCACCGCCAAGAAGACGACGGCCAAGACCGCCACGTCGGGCGCCGCCGCCAAGAAGACCTCCGCGTCCACGGCCGCCGCCAAGAAGACCGCGGCGAAGAAGGCCCCGGCCAAGAAGGTCACCGGCAAGAAGGCCCCGGCCAAGAAGTCGACGGCCCGCAAGACCACCGCCAAGAAGGCCACTGCCCGCAAGGCGTCCTGA
- the leuD gene encoding 3-isopropylmalate dehydratase small subunit, which produces MEAFTTHTGRAVPLRRSNVDTDQIIPAHWLKKVTRDGFEDGLFEAWRKDPGFILNHPERQGATVLVAGPDFGTGSSREHAVWALQNYGFKTVISARFADIFRGNSLKNGLLTVVLDQQVVDALWELTEQDPTAEITVDLQTREVRAEGITAPFELDENSRWRLLNGLDDISITLQAEGDIAAYETGRPSHKPRTLRV; this is translated from the coding sequence ATGGAAGCGTTCACCACCCACACCGGCCGGGCCGTCCCGCTGCGCCGCAGCAACGTCGACACCGACCAGATCATCCCCGCCCACTGGCTCAAGAAGGTGACCCGGGACGGGTTCGAGGACGGGCTGTTCGAGGCCTGGCGCAAGGACCCCGGCTTCATCCTCAACCACCCCGAGCGGCAGGGCGCCACGGTGCTGGTGGCCGGCCCCGACTTCGGCACCGGCTCCTCCCGCGAGCACGCCGTCTGGGCGCTGCAGAACTACGGCTTCAAGACCGTGATCTCGGCCCGCTTCGCGGACATCTTCCGGGGCAACTCGCTGAAGAACGGCCTGCTCACGGTGGTGCTGGACCAGCAGGTCGTCGACGCGCTGTGGGAGCTCACGGAGCAGGACCCCACCGCGGAGATCACCGTGGACCTGCAGACGCGCGAGGTGCGCGCCGAGGGCATCACCGCCCCCTTCGAGCTGGACGAGAACTCCCGCTGGCGACTGCTCAACGGCCTGGACGACATCTCCATCACCCTGCAGGCCGAGGGAGACATCGCGGCCTACGAGACCGGGCGGCCCTCCCACAAGCCGCGCACCCTCCGGGTCTGA
- the leuC gene encoding 3-isopropylmalate dehydratase large subunit, protein MGRTLAEKVWDDHVVRRAEGEPDLLYIDLHLLHEVTSPQAFDGLRKSGRTVRRLDLTIATEDHNTPTLDIDKPVADPVSRAQLETLRRNCAEFGVRLHPLGDVEQGVVHVVGPQLGLTQPGTTVVCGDSHTSTHGAFGALAFGIGTSQVEHVLATQTLPMARPRTMAITVEGELPEGVTAKDLILAIIARIGTGGGQGYVLEYRGSAIEKLSMEARMTVCNMSIEAGARAGMIAPDETTFAYLKGRPHAPEGADWDAAVAYWSTLRTDEDAVFDAEVVIDASELSPFVTWGTNPGQGAPLSASVPDPASYEDASERLAAEKALEYMGLEAGQPLRSVSVDTVFVGSCTNGRIEDLRAAADVVKGRKVADGVRMLVVPGSARVGLQAVSEGLDVVFKEAGAEWRHAGCSMCLGMNPDQLAPGERSASTSNRNFEGRQGKGGRTHLVSPQVAAATAVLGHLASPADLSDAPAPAGV, encoded by the coding sequence ATGGGTAGGACACTCGCGGAGAAGGTCTGGGACGACCACGTCGTCCGGCGCGCCGAGGGCGAGCCCGACCTCCTCTACATCGATCTGCACCTGCTGCACGAGGTGACCAGCCCGCAGGCCTTCGACGGTCTGCGCAAGAGCGGCCGGACGGTGCGCCGTCTCGACCTCACCATCGCGACCGAGGACCACAACACCCCGACCCTCGACATCGACAAGCCCGTCGCCGACCCGGTCTCCCGCGCCCAGCTGGAGACGCTGCGCAGGAACTGCGCCGAGTTCGGCGTGCGCCTGCACCCGCTCGGCGACGTCGAGCAGGGCGTCGTGCACGTCGTCGGCCCGCAGCTGGGCCTGACCCAGCCCGGCACGACCGTGGTCTGCGGCGACTCGCACACCTCCACGCACGGTGCCTTCGGCGCCCTGGCGTTCGGCATCGGCACCTCGCAGGTCGAGCACGTGCTGGCCACCCAGACGCTGCCCATGGCCCGCCCCAGGACCATGGCGATCACCGTCGAGGGCGAGCTGCCCGAGGGCGTCACCGCCAAGGACCTGATCCTGGCGATCATCGCGCGGATCGGCACGGGCGGCGGCCAGGGCTACGTCCTGGAGTACCGCGGCTCCGCCATCGAGAAGCTCTCGATGGAGGCCCGGATGACCGTCTGCAACATGTCCATCGAGGCCGGTGCCCGTGCGGGCATGATCGCCCCCGACGAGACGACGTTCGCCTACCTCAAGGGCCGCCCGCACGCCCCCGAGGGCGCGGACTGGGACGCCGCGGTCGCGTACTGGAGCACCCTGCGCACCGACGAGGACGCCGTCTTCGACGCCGAGGTCGTCATCGACGCCTCCGAACTGTCGCCGTTCGTCACCTGGGGCACCAACCCCGGCCAGGGCGCGCCGCTTTCGGCGTCCGTCCCCGACCCGGCTTCGTACGAAGACGCATCGGAGCGCCTCGCCGCCGAAAAGGCCCTGGAGTACATGGGGTTGGAGGCCGGCCAGCCGCTGCGCTCGGTCAGTGTGGACACCGTCTTCGTAGGCTCCTGCACCAACGGCCGCATCGAGGACCTGCGGGCGGCCGCCGACGTCGTCAAGGGCCGCAAAGTCGCCGACGGCGTACGGATGCTGGTCGTGCCGGGCTCCGCGCGCGTGGGTCTGCAGGCCGTCTCCGAGGGCCTGGACGTGGTCTTCAAGGAGGCCGGCGCCGAGTGGCGGCACGCGGGCTGCTCGATGTGCCTGGGCATGAACCCCGACCAGCTCGCCCCGGGCGAGCGCTCCGCCTCCACCTCCAACCGCAACTTCGAGGGCCGGCAGGGCAAGGGCGGCCGCACCCACCTGGTGTCGCCGCAGGTCGCGGCGGCGACCGCGGTCCTGGGCCACCTGGCCTCGCCCGCCGACCTGTCCGACGCCCCCGCGCCTGCTGGAGTCTGA
- the ndgR gene encoding IclR family transcriptional regulator NdgR, producing the protein MDNSSGVGVLDKAALVLSALESGPATLAGLVGATGLARPTAHRLAVALEHHRMVARDMQGRFILGPRLAELAAAAGEDRLLATAGPVLTHLRDITGESAQLYRRQGDMRICVAAAERLSGLRDTVPVGSTLTMKAGSSAQILLAWEEPERLHRGLQGARFTATALSGVRRRGWAQSIGEREPGVASVSAPVRGPSNRVVAAVSVSGPIERLSRHPGRMHAQAVIDAASRLSEALRRSGG; encoded by the coding sequence ATGGACAACAGCAGCGGCGTCGGCGTTCTGGACAAGGCGGCCCTCGTCCTGAGCGCCCTGGAGTCCGGCCCGGCCACCCTCGCGGGTCTGGTCGGGGCCACCGGACTGGCACGACCCACGGCCCACCGCCTGGCCGTGGCCCTGGAACACCACCGCATGGTGGCACGCGACATGCAGGGCCGGTTCATCCTCGGCCCGCGCCTGGCGGAACTGGCCGCGGCCGCGGGTGAGGACCGCCTCCTGGCCACCGCCGGCCCGGTGCTCACGCACCTGAGGGACATCACCGGCGAGAGCGCCCAGCTCTACCGGCGCCAGGGCGACATGCGCATCTGCGTGGCCGCCGCGGAGCGCCTGTCCGGCCTGCGGGACACGGTGCCGGTCGGCTCCACCCTGACCATGAAGGCCGGCTCCTCGGCGCAGATCCTGCTCGCCTGGGAGGAGCCGGAGCGCCTGCACCGCGGCCTGCAGGGCGCCCGCTTCACGGCGACGGCCCTGTCGGGCGTGCGGCGGCGCGGCTGGGCCCAGTCCATCGGCGAGCGCGAGCCGGGCGTGGCCTCCGTCTCCGCGCCCGTGCGGGGCCCGTCCAACCGCGTGGTGGCCGCCGTGTCCGTCTCCGGCCCCATCGAGCGCCTGTCGCGCCACCCGGGCCGCATGCACGCCCAGGCGGTCATCGACGCCGCGTCCCGCCTGTCGGAGGCCCTGCGCCGCTCGGGCGGCTGA
- the gltX gene encoding glutamate--tRNA ligase encodes MASAPGSPVRVRFCPSPTGNPHVGLVRTALFNWAFARHHQGTLVFRIEDTDAARDSEESYDQLLDAMRWLGFDWDEGPEIGGPHAPYRQSQRMDLYADVARKLLDGGYAYHCYCSQEELDTRREAARAAGRPSGYDGHCRDLSAEQAERYRAQGRTPIVRFRMPDEAITFTDLVRGEITYLPENVPDYGIVRANGAPLYTLVNPVDDALMEITHVLRGEDLLSSTPRQIALYKALIELGVAKEIPRFGHLPYVMGEGNKKLSKRDPQASLNLYREQGFLPEGLLNYLSLLGWSLSADRDVFSVDEVVAAFDIADVNPNPARFDLKKCEAINADHVRMLDVKDFTERCRTWLKAPFAPWAPEDFDEVKWQAIAPHAQTRLKVLSEITDNVDFLFLPEPVFDEASWTKAMKEGSDALLRTAREKLRSADWASAESLKEAVLAAGEAHGLKLGKAQAPVRVAVTGRTVGLPLFESLEVLGKEKTLARIDAALAKLAS; translated from the coding sequence GTGGCTAGCGCACCCGGCTCCCCCGTACGCGTCCGTTTCTGCCCCTCGCCCACCGGTAACCCCCACGTGGGCCTGGTCCGCACCGCCCTGTTCAACTGGGCGTTCGCCCGGCACCACCAGGGCACCCTGGTCTTCCGCATCGAGGACACCGACGCGGCCCGCGACTCGGAGGAGTCGTACGACCAGCTGCTCGACGCGATGCGCTGGCTCGGCTTCGACTGGGACGAGGGCCCCGAGATCGGCGGCCCGCACGCGCCCTACCGCCAGTCGCAGCGCATGGACCTGTACGCCGACGTCGCCCGCAAGCTGCTCGACGGCGGCTACGCCTACCACTGCTACTGCTCCCAGGAGGAGCTCGACACCCGCCGCGAGGCCGCCCGCGCCGCCGGCCGACCCTCCGGCTACGACGGCCACTGCCGTGACCTGAGCGCCGAGCAGGCCGAGCGGTACCGGGCCCAGGGCCGCACCCCGATCGTCCGCTTCCGCATGCCCGACGAGGCGATCACCTTCACCGACCTGGTCCGCGGCGAGATCACGTACCTCCCCGAGAACGTCCCGGACTACGGCATCGTCCGCGCGAACGGCGCCCCGCTGTACACGCTGGTCAACCCGGTCGACGACGCCCTGATGGAGATCACCCACGTCCTGCGCGGCGAGGACCTGCTCTCCTCCACCCCCCGGCAGATCGCCCTGTACAAGGCACTGATCGAACTGGGCGTCGCCAAGGAGATCCCCCGCTTCGGGCACCTGCCGTACGTGATGGGCGAGGGCAACAAGAAACTCTCCAAGCGCGACCCGCAGGCCTCGCTCAACCTCTACCGCGAGCAGGGCTTCCTGCCCGAGGGCCTGCTCAACTACCTGTCGCTGCTCGGCTGGTCGCTCTCCGCCGACCGGGACGTCTTCTCCGTCGACGAGGTGGTCGCGGCCTTCGACATCGCCGACGTCAACCCCAACCCGGCGCGCTTCGACCTGAAGAAGTGCGAGGCGATCAACGCCGACCACGTCCGCATGCTCGACGTGAAGGACTTCACCGAGCGCTGCCGGACGTGGCTGAAGGCCCCGTTCGCCCCCTGGGCGCCGGAGGACTTCGACGAGGTCAAGTGGCAGGCGATCGCCCCGCACGCCCAGACCCGCCTCAAGGTCCTCTCCGAGATCACCGACAACGTCGACTTCCTCTTCCTGCCGGAGCCGGTCTTTGACGAGGCGAGCTGGACGAAGGCGATGAAGGAGGGCAGCGACGCCCTGCTGCGCACGGCCCGCGAGAAGCTTCGGTCCGCGGACTGGGCGTCGGCCGAGTCCCTCAAGGAGGCCGTCCTGGCCGCCGGCGAGGCCCACGGTCTGAAGCTGGGCAAGGCCCAGGCGCCGGTCCGCGTCGCCGTCACCGGCCGCACGGTCGGCCTGCCCCTCTTCGAGTCCCTGGAGGTCCTGGGCAAGGAGAAGACGCTGGCCAGGATCGACGCCGCGCTGGCGAAGCTGGCTTCGTAA
- a CDS encoding fumarylacetoacetate hydrolase family protein, with product MRIARFSIDGNVAFGAVEGDKQDELVLDIIRGIPFADYELSGTKVPLSKVRLLPPVLPNKVVAFGRNYADHAKELGNEVPEVPFAFFKPSTSVTGPGDDIQYPPFSEELHHEAELAVVIGRMCREVPRERVKDVVFGYTCANDVTARDVQRREKQWARAKGFDTSCPLGPWVETDLDLDRANDLTVQLTVNGEQRQLGRTSEMIHSIEDLVVNISEAMTLLPGDVILTGTPAGVGPLNVGDEVAVTIEGIGTLTNKVVKRG from the coding sequence GTGCGCATCGCCAGGTTCTCCATCGACGGGAACGTCGCCTTCGGCGCGGTCGAGGGCGACAAGCAGGACGAACTCGTCCTCGACATCATCAGGGGCATCCCGTTCGCGGACTACGAGCTGTCCGGGACGAAGGTGCCGCTGAGCAAGGTCAGGCTGCTCCCCCCGGTGCTCCCCAACAAGGTCGTGGCGTTCGGCCGCAACTACGCCGACCACGCCAAGGAGCTGGGCAACGAGGTGCCCGAGGTCCCGTTCGCCTTCTTCAAGCCGTCCACCTCGGTCACCGGGCCCGGCGACGACATCCAGTACCCGCCGTTCTCCGAGGAGCTGCACCACGAGGCCGAGCTGGCCGTCGTCATCGGCCGCATGTGCCGGGAGGTCCCGCGCGAGCGCGTCAAGGACGTCGTCTTCGGATACACCTGCGCCAACGACGTCACCGCCCGCGACGTGCAGCGGCGCGAGAAGCAGTGGGCCCGCGCCAAGGGCTTCGACACCTCCTGCCCGCTCGGCCCCTGGGTGGAGACGGACCTGGACCTGGACCGCGCGAACGACCTGACCGTCCAGCTCACCGTCAACGGTGAACAGCGCCAGCTGGGCCGCACGAGCGAGATGATCCACTCCATCGAGGACCTGGTCGTCAACATCTCCGAGGCCATGACCCTGCTCCCCGGTGACGTCATCCTCACCGGCACCCCCGCGGGGGTCGGCCCCCTGAACGTCGGCGACGAGGTCGCCGTCACCATCGAAGGCATCGGCACTCTCACCAACAAGGTTGTCAAGCGTGGCTAG